ACGGGGGTCAAACGCACCGCTGCGGCCCTATCCAGCGCAGAGTGGCCCAAGGGTCAATGGCAGATCCGGTGGATCCCGCCCGGCTTCATGATGCAGGAGGATCAGGCCCGCGCCATGGCGGACGGCACCCAACCTGTCAAGCATGCGGTATACTCCGACGGGCTCGCGTCCGTATCGGTGTTCACCGAGAAGGCCACCGAGGCGACAGAGCGCATCGAAGGCCATTCGTCCATGGGAGCCCTGAATTCGTACAGCACCTGGGCCGACGGTTATCAGGTCACGGTGCTCGGGGAGGTGCCCGCGACCACCGTGCGCCAGATCGCGGCTTCGGTTGCCTTCGTGCCGGCTCGACCCTGACCCGTGCCCGGCGGTGTCCGGCGAGATCCCTAGCGTGTCCCGATATCCCGGCCCTATGGGCCTCGAGCACGAATTTGCGTGGAGTGAGAGGGTAGTCATGGTGTTGCTACAGTGCATACGCACGGCCCTGGTCGCCGTGCTACTGGTCGTGGGCTGGCAGTCGCCCTCGACGGCGGAGGTGCGGGAGCTCCCCGACTTCGTGCAATTGGCGGAGGACAACAGCCCCGCGGTCGTCAACATCGGGACCAGCGTCAAGAACGATGCGAAGGAGCCGGCACCCCAGCTGCAGATCCCCGATGTCCCAGAGGATAGCCCGCTGCACGACTTCTTCAAGAAGTTCTTCGGCGAAGGCATGGAGGGGCCCGACCTCACGCCGCGATCCTCGCTCGGCTCGGGGTTCATCATCTCCAACGACGGCTATGTCATTTCCAACTTTCACGTGGTCAAGGATGCCGACGAGATCGTCGTGCGCTTGAGCGATCGGCGCGAATTCGTCGCCAAGGTTATCGGCGGTGACGAGCGCAGCGACCTCGCGGTCCTCAAGATTCAGGCCGAGGACCTGCCGGTGGTGCGCCTCGGGCGCGCCACCAATCTCCAGGTCGGTGAATGGGTCCTGGCGATCGGGTCTCCGTTCGGCTTCGATCACTCGGTGACGGCCGGGATCGTGAGCGCCAAGGGCAGGGCCCTGCCCAACGAGAACTACGTGCCGTTCATCCAGACCGACGTGGCCATCAATCCCGGCAACTCGGGCGGGCCGCTCTTCAATCTTAATGGAGAGGTGGTCGGGGTCAATTCCCAGATCTACAGCCGCACCGGCGGGTTCATGGGTCTGTCGTTCGCCATACCGGTCGAGGTGGTGATGAACGTCTACCAC
This sequence is a window from Pseudomonadota bacterium. Protein-coding genes within it:
- a CDS encoding DegQ family serine endoprotease — translated: MVLLQCIRTALVAVLLVVGWQSPSTAEVRELPDFVQLAEDNSPAVVNIGTSVKNDAKEPAPQLQIPDVPEDSPLHDFFKKFFGEGMEGPDLTPRSSLGSGFIISNDGYVISNFHVVKDADEIVVRLSDRREFVAKVIGGDERSDLAVLKIQAEDLPVVRLGRATNLQVGEWVLAIGSPFGFDHSVTAGIVSAKGRALPNENYVPFIQTDVAINPGNSGGPLFNLNGEVVGVNSQIYSRTGGFMGLSFAIPVEVVMNVYHQIRDKGKVSRGWLGVLIQEVTRELAESFGMDKPHGALVAKVLPDSPAAAAGIKPGDVVVDFNGVEIDLSSDLPPLVGGTEVGKKIPVEIVRDGKSLKLDLEIGELPPEEELKHASSDKADTATDNRLKIAVKDLTDKQREELELAGHGVVVERVQMGPARRAGIRKGDIVTMIDDERVKDAKHFKELVEALPAGKSVPILVQRAGQPIFLAIKVPAK